One stretch of Leadbetterella byssophila DSM 17132 DNA includes these proteins:
- a CDS encoding DMT family transporter, which produces MIILAVAWGLSFLFIKKLTVAFSGVEIGAGRIFVASAFLLPFALYNRKGYPVSKTVPIMLSGLFGYLLPAMVFGTAGSKISSSLSGTLNATTPIFVLLIGGLFYKKVIYRYQYIGIFLGFIGSLILISNGEKLALDFSNPYALLIMIATMMYGLNTNILSFHLKEVKPIIISSFSVGMMIIPATAILLTTDFFGKILLEENRLYLLYFLILGMVNSGLAAILYNYLLKITTPIFASSVTYLIPVVAIIAGMLDGEMIGVSHLVGMGIILLSIFILNKKVSA; this is translated from the coding sequence TTGATCATCCTCGCGGTAGCCTGGGGTCTCTCATTCTTGTTTATCAAAAAACTTACTGTAGCCTTTAGTGGAGTGGAGATTGGTGCAGGCAGAATCTTTGTAGCCTCAGCATTTCTCCTGCCTTTTGCACTGTATAATAGAAAAGGTTATCCTGTAAGTAAGACAGTACCTATAATGCTTTCAGGATTATTTGGATATCTACTTCCGGCTATGGTTTTTGGAACGGCAGGAAGCAAGATTAGCAGTTCATTATCCGGTACTCTGAATGCTACCACTCCTATTTTTGTCCTCTTGATAGGAGGTCTGTTTTATAAGAAAGTGATTTATAGATATCAGTACATTGGCATCTTCTTAGGATTTATAGGGAGTTTGATCTTGATATCCAATGGGGAGAAATTAGCTTTGGATTTTAGCAATCCCTATGCACTTCTGATTATGATTGCCACCATGATGTATGGTTTAAATACCAACATTCTGAGTTTTCATTTGAAAGAAGTTAAGCCCATCATTATCAGCTCTTTTTCTGTTGGAATGATGATTATCCCTGCTACGGCTATTTTGCTGACTACAGATTTCTTTGGGAAAATACTTTTAGAAGAGAATAGGCTGTATTTGTTGTATTTCCTGATTTTAGGTATGGTTAATTCCGGTCTGGCGGCAATACTTTATAATTATCTATTAAAGATTACTACCCCCATTTTTGCCTCATCTGTGACCTATTTAATTCCAGTGGTAGCCATTATTGCCGGGATGTTAGACGGTGAGATGATAGGTGTTTCTCACTTGGTTGGAATGGGTATTATCTTGCTCAGTATTTTCATTCTTAATAAGAAGGTTTCCGCTTAG
- the pyrH gene encoding UMP kinase, whose product MSLRYKRILLKLSGEALNGGDKSQIINPDILESYAKEVAEVVRAGAEVAIVIGGGNIFRGAASKSGIDRSQGDYMGMLATVINGMAIQSALETEGIKTRLLSAIKMEQVAEPFIRRRAIRHLEKGRVVIFGAGTGNPYFSTDSGGALRAIEIGAEILLKGTSVDGVYTDDPRKNPEAVKYETIGFDEVIAKGLKVMDMTAFTLCKENKLPIIVFDMNENGNLLKVVKGEAIGTKVS is encoded by the coding sequence ATGTCTCTGAGATACAAAAGAATTCTCCTGAAATTAAGTGGTGAAGCGCTAAATGGTGGAGATAAAAGTCAGATCATCAATCCTGATATTTTAGAAAGTTATGCAAAAGAAGTGGCTGAAGTGGTTAGAGCCGGCGCAGAAGTAGCCATAGTGATTGGAGGAGGAAATATCTTTCGCGGTGCAGCCAGTAAATCAGGTATAGATCGTTCTCAGGGAGATTACATGGGTATGTTAGCTACTGTTATTAATGGCATGGCTATTCAAAGTGCCCTGGAAACTGAAGGTATCAAAACCCGACTACTTTCTGCCATTAAGATGGAGCAAGTGGCTGAGCCATTTATTAGAAGAAGAGCTATTCGTCACTTGGAGAAGGGAAGAGTAGTGATCTTTGGTGCAGGTACCGGTAATCCCTATTTTTCAACGGACTCAGGTGGTGCTTTACGTGCCATTGAAATCGGAGCAGAAATACTTCTGAAAGGTACTAGTGTAGATGGGGTATATACAGACGATCCTCGCAAAAATCCGGAGGCCGTAAAGTATGAGACCATAGGATTTGATGAAGTGATTGCTAAGGGATTAAAGGTGATGGATATGACAGCTTTTACCCTTTGTAAAGAGAATAAATTGCCTATCATCGTATTTGATATGAATGAGAATGGTAACTTACTTAAAGTAGTAAAAGGAGAAGCTATAGGAACTAAGGTTAGCTAA
- the frr gene encoding ribosome recycling factor, translating to MEEIDLILDLTQESMEKVIKHTQIELSKIRAGRASTNMLDGVLVEYYGVMSPLSQVSSVTTPDARTIQIKPFEKKIISDIERAIINSNIGLNPANDGETIRLNVPPLTEERRRELVKRVKAEIEVAKVGIRKVRQEMNDDLKKLKNDGVSEDAIKSGEEKVQKLTNQYIEKVDQLLAAKEADIMQV from the coding sequence ATGGAGGAAATCGATTTGATTCTTGACCTGACTCAGGAGAGTATGGAAAAGGTAATAAAGCACACTCAGATTGAGCTGAGTAAGATCAGAGCGGGCAGGGCCAGCACTAACATGCTTGATGGTGTTTTAGTGGAGTATTATGGCGTTATGTCTCCTTTGAGCCAAGTGTCTTCCGTTACCACCCCTGATGCTAGAACCATTCAGATTAAACCGTTCGAAAAGAAGATTATTTCTGATATTGAAAGGGCTATTATTAACTCGAACATTGGCTTAAATCCTGCTAATGACGGAGAAACCATCCGCTTGAACGTTCCACCATTAACGGAGGAAAGAAGAAGGGAATTAGTGAAGCGTGTTAAAGCCGAAATTGAAGTAGCTAAGGTTGGTATTAGAAAGGTAAGACAAGAAATGAACGATGATCTTAAGAAGCTTAAGAACGATGGCGTTTCAGAAGATGCTATCAAAAGTGGAGAAGAGAAGGTTCAAAAATTGACTAACCAATACATCGAGAAAGTAGATCAATTGTTAGCAGCGAAAGAAGCTGACATCATGCAAGTGTAG
- a CDS encoding IS701 family transposase, giving the protein MCSFRELFEKCLPAFNQLRTFERARTLALGVLSCVGRCTITGMVTASGAQFLDWSATYRLFKGSRMNMSKIFGCIRKEVVLTNGWEHPYIYAHMDDTLLRKRGKKIFGTGWMRDPLGPPFSSNFVWGQRFIQVSLSLLEKGVFGPSRAIPVDFTHCPPVKKPTKGADEQTTATFLQQHKKEKMSAVGLQRILSLREDLNADGFSNKKVVLSVDGSYTNETVIKKLPAGVELIGRIRKDAKLFSPAEVKINQRGRKPYFGRELPTPEQIRQSPEIPYQKIEAWAAGKKRVFEVKTLKNVRWRKSGERNLMLVIIRPVSYRLTKSSKLLYRNPAYLISTSQHIDIQLLVQAYIRRWEIEVGFRDQKTLIGCGQAQVREKTAVEKVPQFISACYAMILLAAHKSNEKKSQQLPGTKWYKNAKRKRITTGDLLNRVRMENWLESVQINLTDFAKLQQKMAKLGKINNPAIEAIFYNRN; this is encoded by the coding sequence ATTTGTTCTTTTCGGGAATTATTTGAAAAGTGCTTACCAGCGTTTAATCAACTTAGAACCTTTGAGCGAGCTCGGACTCTTGCTTTAGGTGTTTTATCGTGTGTTGGCCGATGTACTATTACGGGAATGGTAACGGCCAGTGGTGCTCAGTTCTTGGACTGGTCGGCTACCTATCGCCTTTTTAAGGGCAGCCGAATGAATATGAGCAAGATATTTGGCTGTATACGCAAAGAAGTAGTACTTACTAACGGTTGGGAGCATCCTTATATTTATGCTCATATGGACGATACATTACTACGTAAACGAGGAAAGAAAATCTTCGGAACGGGTTGGATGCGTGATCCACTTGGTCCGCCATTTAGCAGTAATTTTGTGTGGGGGCAGCGTTTTATTCAAGTGTCTTTATCGCTACTAGAAAAGGGAGTGTTTGGGCCTTCTCGAGCAATTCCTGTTGACTTTACCCATTGTCCACCAGTAAAAAAGCCTACTAAAGGCGCTGACGAGCAAACCACAGCTACTTTTTTGCAACAACACAAGAAAGAGAAGATGAGTGCAGTAGGTCTGCAGCGTATCCTCTCTCTGAGAGAAGATTTAAATGCGGACGGTTTTTCTAATAAGAAAGTGGTGTTAAGTGTTGATGGTAGTTACACCAACGAAACGGTAATAAAAAAGCTGCCAGCCGGAGTGGAATTAATAGGGAGAATAAGAAAAGATGCAAAGCTATTTTCTCCTGCCGAAGTAAAAATAAATCAAAGGGGAAGAAAACCTTATTTTGGAAGAGAGTTACCTACACCAGAACAAATACGGCAAAGTCCAGAAATACCATACCAAAAGATAGAAGCATGGGCAGCAGGTAAAAAACGAGTCTTTGAGGTGAAAACACTAAAAAATGTTAGGTGGAGGAAATCCGGGGAGCGAAACCTGATGCTAGTCATTATTCGTCCAGTTAGTTACCGACTTACAAAAAGCTCCAAATTACTTTACCGAAACCCTGCCTATCTAATTTCTACCTCCCAGCATATAGATATCCAATTACTTGTACAGGCTTATATTAGAAGGTGGGAAATAGAGGTAGGCTTTCGTGATCAAAAAACATTGATCGGCTGCGGACAGGCACAAGTGCGTGAGAAAACAGCTGTCGAGAAAGTGCCCCAATTTATATCAGCATGTTACGCAATGATCTTACTGGCAGCTCACAAATCAAACGAAAAAAAATCGCAGCAACTTCCAGGAACTAAATGGTACAAAAACGCAAAAAGAAAAAGAATTACCACAGGAGATTTACTCAATCGTGTGAGAATGGAAAACTGGCTTGAAAGTGTACAAATTAATTTAACCGACTTCGCAAAACTCCAACAAAAAATGGCAAAGTTGGGTAAAATCAACAATCCAGCAATCGAAGCTATATTTTACAACAGAAATTAG
- a CDS encoding TonB-dependent receptor domain-containing protein — translation MMSRKTLILISLLFSTTAFAQWGPPGGGGGHGRQEERTPPNRQQNRELNLETAPKGNSKITGNIVDSELTTAVEFASVALLDGTSGKALDGTMADENGKFEFKKIGEGTYTITVSFVGYETLKIEKVKVEKGKDVDLGVIKLKSSSITLEGVVVTGEKPLIEEKVDRLVYNAEKDLTSAGGDASDVLKNVPMLSVDLDGNVSLRGSENIQVLINNKPSTIVASSIADALKMIPSELIKSVEVITSPSAKYDAEGTAGIINIITKKSTLQGLNLNINGGLGNRASNLGFNGNYRTGKLGISFGGFGRMNYNKSKSESFNENLVTGLRTDQLATGKNNGMFGRYNLGFDYDLGSGQTLYGGMAVGVRNFNRKNDQRFNYSGLDSLGNAYELIRQELRDMEALTKGLTFDYNLDYVKVFSPGTEWSVSAMYSHSKDKSDNYTNYLNGINNTITQKQWNDNDNLNTELTFQTDFMKSIGKNQQLEVGAKSVTREIDSKYLYLLGSTGVSQDRENFNNLPADPKNPGGGLKYSQTVYAAYAAYTYSTASKWTIKAGGRFEYTTLDADQTINQVGADVPVKQYFSDKYPVFVPSVNLSKPFGTYTTKLSYNYRIQRPGMRQLNPNINIVDPLNVSMGTTDLNPEKTHNVELSVSKSIGKSYLTLSTFGRYSGNNITRISMTAADASTRYPYIPELQNLDPSAIVTTFENVGKESTVGGNIFANIVITRNWNITGNFDMYYVNIEGKEFKGDRMVSRTTDGVVLGGRLSTNLKLSDKWSFQANGGYRGKRVNLQGAFGAMPNYSVAIRYDINKDASLGLGADNFFGGMTMKNNSATTQFISNSTSYMYNQNVRLTFSYKLGNMKFVQSKKRGINNDDTKGGDEE, via the coding sequence ATGATGTCTCGTAAAACATTAATACTGATTAGCCTGTTATTTAGCACAACTGCATTTGCACAGTGGGGACCTCCCGGTGGAGGTGGTGGTCATGGAAGACAGGAAGAACGTACTCCTCCTAATAGACAACAAAATAGAGAATTAAATCTTGAAACAGCTCCGAAAGGAAATTCAAAAATCACTGGTAATATTGTAGACTCTGAACTTACCACTGCAGTGGAATTTGCTTCAGTTGCCCTATTGGATGGAACCTCCGGAAAAGCGCTTGATGGAACCATGGCGGATGAAAACGGTAAGTTCGAATTCAAGAAAATTGGAGAAGGCACCTATACTATCACTGTATCATTTGTAGGATATGAAACCTTGAAGATAGAAAAGGTAAAAGTAGAGAAAGGAAAAGATGTAGATCTGGGTGTTATCAAGTTAAAATCAAGCTCTATCACACTTGAAGGTGTGGTAGTGACGGGCGAAAAACCATTGATAGAGGAGAAGGTTGACCGCTTGGTTTACAATGCCGAAAAAGATCTTACTTCTGCCGGTGGAGACGCTTCTGATGTCTTAAAGAACGTACCTATGCTAAGTGTGGATTTAGACGGTAACGTATCCTTAAGAGGTTCAGAAAACATCCAGGTATTGATTAACAATAAACCGTCTACTATCGTAGCATCCAGCATAGCGGATGCCTTGAAGATGATTCCTTCAGAACTAATCAAATCCGTGGAAGTTATCACTTCTCCTTCTGCAAAATATGACGCAGAAGGTACAGCAGGTATCATCAATATCATCACCAAAAAATCTACCCTTCAAGGTCTTAACCTAAATATCAATGGTGGTTTAGGAAACAGAGCATCAAACTTAGGATTCAACGGAAACTATAGAACCGGAAAACTGGGCATATCTTTCGGTGGATTTGGAAGAATGAATTATAACAAGTCGAAAAGCGAAAGTTTCAATGAAAACTTAGTAACCGGCTTAAGAACAGACCAACTAGCTACCGGTAAAAACAACGGTATGTTTGGTAGATATAACCTAGGATTTGATTACGATTTAGGAAGTGGCCAGACTCTTTATGGGGGTATGGCGGTAGGCGTGAGAAACTTCAACCGTAAAAACGATCAAAGATTCAACTACTCAGGTTTGGATTCATTAGGTAATGCCTATGAACTGATTCGCCAGGAATTAAGAGATATGGAGGCCTTAACTAAAGGACTTACCTTTGACTATAACTTAGACTATGTAAAGGTGTTTTCTCCAGGTACAGAATGGTCGGTTTCAGCCATGTATAGCCATAGCAAAGACAAAAGCGACAACTATACCAATTATCTTAACGGCATAAACAATACCATAACTCAGAAGCAGTGGAATGATAATGACAACCTAAACACTGAATTAACCTTCCAAACGGACTTCATGAAATCCATAGGTAAAAATCAGCAGTTGGAAGTTGGAGCAAAGAGTGTAACTCGTGAGATTGACAGTAAATATCTGTACCTTTTAGGATCAACGGGGGTAAGCCAAGACAGAGAGAACTTTAATAACCTTCCTGCCGACCCCAAAAACCCTGGTGGTGGGCTTAAATACAGCCAGACCGTCTATGCTGCTTACGCAGCTTATACTTACTCTACAGCAAGTAAATGGACCATCAAAGCCGGAGGTAGATTTGAGTATACTACACTAGACGCTGACCAAACCATCAATCAGGTTGGAGCAGATGTACCGGTGAAGCAATACTTCTCAGATAAATACCCTGTATTTGTACCTAGCGTAAACTTGTCCAAACCTTTCGGAACGTATACTACTAAGTTGTCATACAACTATAGAATCCAACGTCCGGGTATGCGACAGTTAAACCCTAACATCAACATAGTAGATCCTTTAAATGTAAGTATGGGTACCACGGATCTAAATCCGGAAAAAACGCACAATGTTGAACTTAGCGTAAGTAAATCCATCGGTAAATCTTACCTTACTTTATCTACATTCGGTAGGTATTCTGGAAATAACATTACACGTATAAGTATGACTGCAGCTGATGCGTCTACTCGTTATCCTTATATCCCAGAATTGCAAAACTTAGATCCTTCTGCCATTGTAACCACATTTGAGAACGTGGGTAAGGAGTCTACAGTAGGCGGTAATATCTTCGCTAATATCGTGATCACTAGAAACTGGAACATTACAGGTAACTTTGATATGTACTATGTCAATATCGAAGGTAAAGAATTCAAAGGTGACCGTATGGTTAGCAGAACCACAGATGGAGTGGTATTAGGAGGTAGATTATCCACTAATCTAAAACTATCTGACAAGTGGTCATTCCAAGCAAACGGTGGCTATAGAGGAAAGCGTGTAAATCTACAAGGTGCTTTTGGCGCGATGCCTAATTACTCAGTAGCTATTAGATATGATATCAATAAAGATGCGAGCTTGGGCTTGGGAGCAGACAATTTCTTCGGTGGTATGACCATGAAAAACAATTCTGCTACTACACAGTTCATCTCTAACAGCACTAGTTATATGTACAACCAGAACGTACGTCTGACCTTCTCTTATAAATTGGGCAATATGAAATTTGTGCAGTCGAAGAAAAGGGGTATCAATAATGACGATACCAAAGGTGGAGATGAGGAATAA
- a CDS encoding DUF3570 domain-containing protein: protein MKKLILTAGILCAWLSSQAQDSTKIRKLKFEEANLVGSYYTQNGNMAAVTGGIGSEKLTDIGSSLNLTFSLLDKKLRKNTFFVEGAIEQYTSASSDQIDPTTLSSASRTDQHIYPSIVWTRKNDQNGQTLGLNASYSTEFDYKSYGFGFQWAKATPDNNGEFSAKVNVFLDKWKMILPAELRPPGYPTGAEEDSKGIPYKPRNTYSASLGYSRIINPQLQGMILFDPSYQEGLLSTPFHRVYFNDNSLRVEKLPGSRIKFPISLRTNYFAGDNLIFRTLYRYYLDTWGLQAHTLNLETVWKINPFFSLTPHYRFNAQNGIRYYAPYQAHDPLGEYYSSDTDLSKFTSHFGGLGMRVSTPGGILGINSWKSMEIRYGIYHRSTALTAHIVSLAIQIK from the coding sequence ATGAAAAAACTGATTCTTACAGCAGGAATATTATGTGCTTGGTTAAGCTCTCAGGCGCAGGATAGCACTAAGATCCGTAAATTAAAATTTGAGGAAGCTAACTTAGTAGGCTCATATTATACCCAGAACGGAAATATGGCTGCCGTTACAGGAGGTATAGGTTCAGAAAAACTAACGGATATAGGCAGCAGTCTGAACCTAACTTTTAGCTTATTAGATAAAAAACTGCGGAAAAACACCTTCTTTGTAGAAGGCGCAATAGAACAATATACTTCTGCCTCCTCTGATCAAATTGATCCCACCACCTTATCCTCAGCATCCCGCACGGATCAACACATCTATCCATCTATAGTATGGACCAGAAAAAATGATCAAAATGGACAGACACTAGGCCTAAATGCATCATATTCCACTGAATTTGACTACAAATCCTATGGTTTTGGATTTCAATGGGCCAAGGCTACTCCGGATAATAATGGAGAATTTTCTGCTAAGGTCAATGTCTTCCTAGACAAATGGAAAATGATCCTACCTGCAGAATTACGTCCTCCGGGGTATCCTACCGGAGCTGAAGAAGATTCTAAAGGAATTCCATATAAGCCACGGAACACCTATAGCGCTAGCTTAGGTTATAGTAGAATTATCAATCCCCAATTACAGGGCATGATACTCTTTGATCCTTCTTATCAAGAGGGACTTTTAAGCACGCCTTTTCATAGAGTATATTTTAATGACAATAGTCTTAGGGTGGAGAAACTTCCTGGAAGCAGAATAAAATTCCCTATTAGCCTCCGAACGAATTACTTCGCTGGTGATAATCTAATCTTCAGAACCTTATACCGTTATTATCTTGACACCTGGGGTTTACAAGCACATACCTTAAACCTGGAAACCGTGTGGAAAATAAATCCATTTTTCTCTCTCACTCCACATTACAGGTTTAATGCTCAAAATGGAATCAGGTATTACGCCCCCTATCAGGCACATGATCCTTTAGGTGAGTATTACAGCAGTGACACGGACTTATCTAAATTTACCTCACATTTTGGTGGTTTAGGAATGAGAGTATCTACTCCAGGTGGGATTTTAGGAATAAACTCCTGGAAATCAATGGAAATAAGATACGGAATTTACCACAGAAGCACCGCTCTAACGGCACATATTGTATCCTTGGCGATACAGATAAAATGA
- a CDS encoding DUF4266 domain-containing protein, with the protein MKKLLFLFLLSSCVPVKEYQKAKINDAEMSLSNRSVEKFENSFQLYREGAAGANGGKSGGGCGCN; encoded by the coding sequence ATGAAAAAATTGCTTTTTCTTTTCCTTCTCAGCTCTTGTGTTCCGGTAAAGGAGTATCAAAAAGCGAAGATCAACGATGCAGAAATGAGCCTATCTAATAGGTCTGTGGAGAAATTTGAGAATAGTTTCCAACTGTATCGAGAAGGTGCAGCGGGAGCAAACGGTGGAAAAAGCGGAGGAGGCTGCGGATGTAATTAA
- a CDS encoding FAD:protein FMN transferase, which translates to MISRIVKLMGNRFVISVDQGEEHIDAAIEEISRIEALLTTYSDNSVTSKVNAMAGIQAVEVPEEFLQLVTRAQRISELTLGLFDLSYGSIDKRLWNFDKNLSILPSKEAKQNLKLVNYKNIQIDQEKSTVFLKEKGMRIGFGGIGKGYAADKAVAILKQRGVKNGVVNASGDLKTWGRCDGKPWTISIADPDAPQYPFSQLEVGEMAVATSGPYEKYAIINGKRYSHTIDPRTGLPISGLKSVTVICPHAELADAMTTPLSILGVKDGLNLINQMNQIACILVDDHNRVYTSNNIRA; encoded by the coding sequence ATGATATCCAGAATAGTCAAACTTATGGGGAATCGATTTGTCATCAGTGTTGATCAAGGTGAAGAACACATAGATGCGGCTATAGAGGAGATCTCCAGAATAGAGGCCTTGCTGACTACCTATTCAGATAACAGTGTTACCTCTAAAGTTAATGCCATGGCAGGAATACAGGCCGTAGAGGTTCCTGAAGAGTTCTTGCAATTAGTAACTCGAGCCCAAAGGATCTCTGAATTAACCCTAGGCTTATTCGATCTATCTTATGGGTCTATTGATAAGCGTTTATGGAATTTTGACAAAAACCTGAGCATTCTTCCCTCAAAAGAGGCTAAACAAAATTTGAAACTGGTTAATTATAAGAACATTCAAATAGACCAAGAGAAATCCACCGTTTTCCTAAAAGAGAAAGGAATGCGTATAGGATTTGGGGGAATTGGAAAAGGTTACGCGGCTGATAAGGCAGTAGCTATTTTAAAGCAAAGAGGAGTAAAGAACGGTGTGGTGAATGCCAGTGGAGATCTAAAAACCTGGGGACGCTGCGATGGTAAACCTTGGACCATTTCCATAGCTGACCCGGATGCACCTCAATATCCCTTTTCTCAATTAGAGGTAGGAGAAATGGCAGTTGCCACCTCCGGCCCCTATGAAAAATATGCCATAATAAATGGAAAAAGATACTCGCACACCATAGACCCCAGAACAGGTTTACCAATTTCTGGCCTTAAAAGTGTAACAGTAATCTGTCCTCATGCAGAACTAGCAGATGCCATGACTACCCCACTTTCTATCTTAGGAGTAAAAGATGGGCTGAATTTGATCAATCAAATGAATCAAATAGCTTGTATCTTAGTAGATGATCATAATAGAGTTTACACCTCAAACAATATCCGTGCATGA
- a CDS encoding thioredoxin family protein has translation MLSLLFYLLLQWGTNLESALDQAKKEEKLVLLNFSGSDWCAPCIQLKKEIFESDEFKGVAEARLVLVRADFPRMKKNQLPAEQKAYNEQLAERYNPHGKFPLTLLLNPEGKVIQTWDGYTKSISKEKFLETIQKAK, from the coding sequence TACTACTTCAATGGGGTACAAACCTGGAGTCCGCTTTAGATCAGGCAAAAAAAGAAGAGAAATTAGTTCTGCTGAATTTCTCCGGCTCTGATTGGTGTGCTCCCTGTATACAGCTAAAAAAGGAGATTTTCGAATCTGATGAATTTAAAGGTGTAGCTGAAGCCAGACTAGTCCTTGTCAGAGCTGACTTCCCCAGGATGAAAAAGAATCAGCTTCCCGCAGAGCAAAAGGCCTACAATGAACAATTAGCTGAGAGATACAATCCCCATGGAAAATTCCCATTAACCCTTCTTTTGAATCCTGAAGGAAAGGTCATACAAACTTGGGATGGATATACTAAATCTATTAGTAAAGAAAAATTCCTTGAAACTATACAAAAGGCCAAATGA